The following coding sequences lie in one Pseudoxanthomonas sp. SE1 genomic window:
- the rfbD gene encoding dTDP-4-dehydrorhamnose reductase, which translates to MTFLLLGANGQVGNELRRSLAAMGEVVPATRSGELPDGGRCEVADFDRPDTLVELVEHVRPTIVINAAAYTAVDKAEDDIEAAFRANAEAPGVLARVCADRSTPFVHYSTDYVFDGQGTRPYREDDATSPLGVYGASKLAGEEAVRNAGGRHLILRTAWVYGRYGHNFLRTMLRVGAERDQLRVVADQSGTPTPASLIADVTAELLRKQAPVSGTFHLTPRGETSWHGFAEAIFDEAVARGLLARAPRVLAITTADYPTRAQRPSYSRLDVGKLEQQLGRPLPDWRTGLQQVLGG; encoded by the coding sequence GTGACGTTCCTGCTACTGGGGGCCAATGGACAGGTCGGCAATGAGTTGAGGCGCAGCCTGGCGGCGATGGGCGAGGTCGTGCCTGCGACGCGGTCCGGTGAGCTGCCCGATGGTGGTCGCTGTGAAGTCGCCGACTTCGACCGGCCCGACACCCTGGTTGAACTGGTCGAGCACGTCCGGCCGACAATCGTCATCAATGCAGCCGCCTATACGGCGGTGGACAAGGCCGAAGACGACATCGAGGCCGCATTCCGCGCAAACGCGGAGGCGCCGGGTGTGCTTGCGCGGGTATGTGCGGACCGCAGCACACCTTTCGTGCATTACTCGACGGACTATGTCTTCGACGGCCAGGGCACACGTCCCTACCGCGAGGATGATGCGACCTCGCCGCTCGGCGTGTACGGCGCCAGCAAACTGGCCGGCGAAGAGGCGGTACGCAATGCCGGTGGCCGTCACCTGATCCTGCGAACTGCGTGGGTCTATGGCCGGTATGGCCATAATTTCCTGAGAACCATGCTGAGGGTAGGGGCCGAGCGGGATCAACTGCGCGTGGTGGCCGATCAGAGTGGCACACCGACTCCCGCGAGTCTGATCGCGGACGTGACGGCCGAGTTGTTGCGCAAGCAGGCCCCGGTTTCCGGCACCTTCCACCTGACGCCGCGCGGTGAGACGAGTTGGCATGGCTTCGCGGAAGCCATCTTCGATGAGGCAGTCGCGCGGGGTTTGCTGGCGCGCGCCCCCCGTGTTCTGGCCATCACAACGGCGGATTACCCCACGCGGGCACAACGCCCCTCCTATTCGCGGCTTGACGTTGGCAAGCTCGAGCAGCAACTGGGACGTCCTCTACCGGACTGGCGGACTGGCTTGCAACAGGTGCTCGGCGGCTGA